The Lysinibacillus timonensis nucleotide sequence CATTTGGAATAATCGGTCTTGTGCTTGTACATAACCTTGCGCACGATAAAGGTCTGCATCCGTTTTAGCTAAGATATGAGGGACACCAGCTCCATCCCTAGTTACTGCAACATCTTCATCTAGTATCTTTACAATAGTTTGTCCTTCAATTTTTGGCAAAGAACTAGCAACATAGAAATGGATCCCTACTACAACAAGACCTCCTAATACAATTATGATCCCAATAATCCAAATGATCCAATCTGTTATTTTCCTTGATTTTTTACTAATTGCTTGAGTTGTCACTCTTACATCCACCTCTCATCTGACAAAGCTTTAACCTTCTTTTTTATTCTGGTATTACTTAATTTCAATTCAAAATTAGCTGCTTGTTCGGCTTCATTTTTAAAAGAATTGGGCAATGATCGCTACCATAAACCTCGGAATGAATTGAAGCTTCCTCAATATGACTTGCTAATTGATTGGATACAATAAAATAGTCTATTCTCCATCCGATATTTCTCTCTCTTACTTTATTCATATAAGACCACCATGTATATGAATCTTTTTTATCAGGATTTAGAAACCGGAATGTATCCGTAAAACCAGATGATAGTAATTCCGACATTTTTCCACGTTCTTCATAGGTGAAGCCCGAATTACCGATATTAGACTTAACATTTTTCAAGTCTATCTCCTCATGTGCTACATTTAAATCTCCACAAAAAATAACGGGCCTGATCTCATTTAAATCTTTAAGATACGATTGGATTTTATCTTCCCATTCTAATCTATAGGAGAGTCTTGCTAGATCTCGCTGTGAATTAGGTGTATAGACATTCACTAGGTAAAAACCATCGTATTCTAATGTGATGATTCTTCCTTCTGATTCACTTAGTTCTTCACCTATACCATATTTTACATTATTCGGCTTATGTTTTGTAAAAATTGCAGTCCCCGAATAACCTTTTTTCTCTGCATAATTCCAAAATTGATGATAGCCGTCTAACTCAAGCAGTACTTGACCTTCTTGACATTTAGTCTCTTGGATACAGAAAAAATCAGCTCTCATTTCATTAAAATAGTCCATAAATCCCTTTGTTAAGCATGCGCGTATACCATTCACATTCCATGAAATAAATTTCATTTTGTACTCCTTATGTATGCTATTTGTTTAAACTAAAAATTAAAGCGCCTTCGCTTTACACGATAGGCGCTTATTTACTTATCTTAATCTTCTCCAACTATTTTTACTTCAAGTTCTAATTCAACACCGAACTTATCTTTTACAACACTTTGGACCATTTTAATTGTACTGATATAGTCCGAAGCTGTTGCATCACCTTTATTGATAATGAAACCAGCATGTTTTGTAGATACCTCGGCTCCTCCAACCCCTTTACCTTGTAAGCCACTATCTTGAATTAATTTTCCCGCAAAATAACCTGGAGGTCTTTTAAACACACTACCTGCTGATGGAAACTCGAGAGGTTGTTTGGATTCACGTTTAAACGTTAAATCTGCGATCTTTTCATCAATTTCTTCCTTGTCCCCTACTTCTAATTGGAATAAGGATGATAATACATAATAACCTTCTTGAGCAATGATACTATGTCTATATTTTAAATCTAGTTCATCTTTAGATAGTACTATTCGTTTCCCTTCTTTTGTTAGTACGGTGGAAGAAATGATAATATCTTTAATCTCCCCTCCATAAGCACCTGCGTTCATAGCCATTGCTCCTCCAACTGAACCAGGTATACCGCATGCGAACTCAAAGCCTGTTAAACTTTCTTTTGCGGCAAGTTTGGAAACATCTTTAATTAAAGCTCCGCTCTGTGCATATATTTGAGTGCCATTAACACGTATCTCGTTTAATTTAGTGAATGTAACGACAATACCCCGAACACCTCCGTCCCGAACAACCATATTCGATCCATTGCCAAGCATTAATAACGGCACACGTTGATCATATGCATACTTGACTACTGCAGCTGCTTCTTCCTCGGTTTCAGGTAGTACAAACACATCTGCTACACCGCCAAGTTTCGTCATTGTGTATTCCTTTAGCAATACATTTGTTTTAATATTATTTGGATTTATTAACTGAGCTAAGTCGTCTGCCCATTTTTGTATAGTCATCATATTAAAATCCTTTCTTACAGTACGTACAAACCTAGTATGTGTAATCGAAAGCCTTTTGGCAAGTGGCTATACACCTTAATTTATCCATTCTTTTGACCATTTTTCGACCTCACGTATTGCCCCTTCTAGCGCTCGACCTTTGTCTGTTAATGAATATTCAACTCTTACCGGAACCTCAGAGTAGACTTTTCTTTGCACGATTGCTTCTTTTTCTAATTCCTTTAGGCGCTCCGATAATAATCTTCCACTTATAGGAAGAGAAGATTCAATTTCATTAAACCTTTGTGGTCCTTCTAGTAATTGATACAATATTAATGTCGTCCATCTTTTCCCAAGTAATTCCATTGCCTTAGTTAAACGAGGACATAAGCAAGTTTCCTTCATAAGATTTACACCTCTACCTTTAAATGTATCTCTATTTCATTTCTCAATATCACTATTACAATTAGTGTACCGTTTTATACTTAGTTACGAAAAGTAACTTTTGTACAATTATAACACATTTATTTTTCCATTAATGACTCGATATAAGAGAAAATAGTGGTTATAGTGAGCTAACATAAAAATACATTTTTCGAACCATGTTAGGAGTACAACTCTACCAAATCAAGGTTAGTTTGAGCAAATGTATAGAGGCTTACTGCTATGGTTAGCGCAAAATTCGACGGATACATACAATTTATGACTCTTTTAAAATTTTATTCAATCTGTCTGGACTATAATACATTCCACGATATTATAATTTAGTATACTGACGAACACCCATTTACGATACAAAAAAATAAAAAACCTCTTGAGTATTTTAATTTTCAAGAGGTTTCAAAATAATTAAATATCACATTGGTCGTCAGTACACGCAGCACCTTGGTTACCGACCATTTTCAACTTTGGTTTTAAACCAGCCTCGCTTGCAACTTTTTCAATTGTCTTCTCAAAAAGCGGTTGCGGCTGTGCTCCTGATATTCCGTATTTATTGTCAAATACGAAGAATGGTACTCCCCGTACCCCTAGTTCCTGAGCCGCCATAATATCTTGGTCAACTTCATTTTTAAATTGATTCCCATTAATTATCACCGTTGCTTCGTCTGTGTCTAATCCAACTTCTTCTACAAGTTTTAATAACACATCTTGTTTGCCAATTGCTTCACCTTCAAGGAAATATGCACTTAATAAACGTTCACTCAATTCAGGTCCTTTACCTTTTGTATCAGCCCATTTCGCTAATCGGTGGGCTGCTACCGTGTTTGCAGTCTTCATGTTTCCAAAGTCATACTCTAACCCCACTTCTTTAGCACGAATCGCTACGTTATTTGTCATCTTCTTCGCTTCTTCTTCAGACACTCTATATTTTTTGGCTAATGAAGTAATAACAGGTTCTTCTGCGTCAATTGGTGTGGAGGGATCTAATAGATAACTCTTATATTCAACTTCAATTTGTCCTTCATATCCTGAGTCTTTAATTGCCTTTTCGAGCTGGCGCTTACCTATATAACAAAATGGACAAACATAATCTGACCATACTTCTACTTTCATCGTCTTTTCCCCCTTTTCTCCATTCTACGAATCAGCAAACGCTAGTTCAATAAAACTGCTCATTGAATAATGTTTTAAAGAACTTCCAATACTTCTAAAAAAAGAATATATTGGAGGCACTTATGCAAAATTCACTTTGGCTTGATGGTATTGAAAATTTATCATTAAACAAGCTTTCAACATCTATGAATTGCGATGTTTGTATTGTTGGTGGGGGGCTTACTGGAATCTATACTGCATACTTACTAGCTAAAAAAGGAGTTAATGTTGTTCTACTAGAAGGGAATAGTTCAGTCGGAATTGCCACTACTGGACATTCTACAGGGAAATTAACACCCCAGCACGATGCGGTGTTTTATAAATTACTCAATTCGTTTACAAAAGAGCAAACACGTACTTATTATGATGCGAACCAAAATGCTATTGAATCGGCGTTACAAAATGCAAATGTTGATATCTATCAAAGGGCTGACTCCTATTTATATGCAACGACCGACCAAGGGAAGGAAACACTGAAATCTGAAATTGAAGCATATAAAACCTTAAGTTTACCAGGTTATGAAACAACTGAAACTGAATTACCCTTCGATATCCTTTCGGGTATTAAGATCGAAAATACATCTCAAATCCATCCGACCAAATTTGCATACCACTACGCTAAGCTTGCCATTAAAGAAGGAGCAAACTTCTATGTCAACACACGTGTAACAAAGGTTGAAATTGATAAAAATTGCGTCTATACCGAGGATGAATTTGAAGTCACATACAACCATTTAGTACTAGCTACACACTATCCAATTGAAGCAATTAAGGGGCTGCAAGTCGCAAAACTATCTATTGAGCGCTCTTATTTAACTGCAACAAAAACAAACGAACTACTAAAAGGCCAATATTTATCAGTGGATACACCATCTAGAACAATTCGAACTGCACTAATTAATAATCAGCCCTACTTTATATACGGTGGCAGTTCACATAAAGCTGGTACGGTTGAAGATACTCAAAGTTATTATGAAACATTACAAAACGAGGTTGTTTATAAATTCGATCTATCAAAACCAGAATATCTATGGAGTGCACAAGACCCTGATACTGCTGATTCTGTCCCTTATATTGGGCAAATCTCAACCGATACCCCAAATATTTATATAGCAACAGGCTATAGAAAATGGGGGTTATCAAATTCTCTTGTTGCTGGAGAAATAATATCCAGCTCAATTTCAAAAGAGCAACATCCTGCTTCAGAAATTTATAGCCCTACAAGGAATAAATTCGGACTTACATTTTTAAGGATGCTAAACTTAATCGGCTTTACAGTTGTAAATTTAGCGGATGGATATTTAACACGTATGGAAGCACCTAAATGTACTCACCTAGGTTGTAAAACTAAATGGAATGATGGGGATGAAACATGGGATTGCCCATGCCATGGTTCCCGTTTTGATAAATTTGGGAATGTGATTGAAGGGCCTGCAGTTTACCCTTTAGATTTAAAGCTTTGAGCTAATTATAATAAAGATTTATATAAAAAATAAGAGGAACCCGATTCTAACTGGGTTCCTCTTTGACTTTATTTTAATGCGTCTGTAAGAACTGGTACGACTTGCTTTTTACGAGATACTACTCCTGGTAGCTCAATAACGTTATCTGCTAATTCTTTACTAAATGCTTTTGCAGCATCTTCAGAAGCATTACCCGCTAGAACAGCTACAGAGTCGTTATTTAAGATATCAGTAACAATAAAGAAATATAAGTTTAACCCATTTGCTTCTATACTCTTATTTAGAAGACTCACAAGCTCGCCTTTGCGGCCCAATACATCATTTACATCTACTGCATTTACCTGTGCGATAATCGATTTCACTGTACCAAAAGTAAATTCTTTCGCATCTAAAGATAATAAGTCCTCTAAAGCTTTATCTGATAGGTCTGCCCCTGCTTTAAGCATCGCTAGACCATATTCTTCTGCATTAACCCCTGCAATTTCAGCAAGTTCTTTACCTGCTTGAACGTCAGCTTCTGTACATGTTGGAGATTTAAATAACAAAGTATCAGAAACAATTGCGGACAACATTAACCCTGCAATATTTGCTGGAATATCCACATTAGTCTCTTTGAATATTTTGTTTAGAATTGTAGCTGTACATCCTACAGGCTCCGCACGGAAGTATAATGGGTCTGATGTTTCAAAATTTGCAATTCTATGATGATCAATTACTTCAATCACTTTCACATTTTCAATGCCATTTGCAGATTGTTGGCGTTCATTATGGTCCACTAAAATAACTTGCTCTGTTTCAGTTGAAACATTATCAATTAATCTTGGTGAATCAAATCCAAATTTGTCTAAAGCGAATTTCGTTTCGTTATTAATTTCACCTAATCTTACCGCTTCTGCTTCTATTCCCAGTTGTTGTTTTAAATATGCATAAACTAGGGCAGATGTAATTGTATCTGTATCTGGGTTTTTATGTCCGAAAACTAATACCTTACTCATGAGTTTCAAGTGCCTCCTATATTGTTCAATATTCGCATTTATTTTATCACAGATAAGAGTAACAAGGTATTAAGATGTCATTACAGACACAATATTCCATCTCCTTCTAAAAAAGCAATACCGATGAAGCCCGAAGCTTGATCGATCTACAAAAAAAGCGCATTCGATAATTACTATCGTAATTATCGAATACACAATTCATTTTGTTCATTAGTATGTAAAGTTGCTTTCAATCTGAGCATTCGACTTTTGAAAAGAGATATATTGTCTCTTATTTTGAGAAATCATACCTTCAATTAGCGCATTTATTAACGAACACAGGGCTGTTGATGTTTCAAGCACACTTTGCTTTTGTACATTTGTGGTAAACATTGAATCTGCATAATCGCGGATAGGTGATAATGTTGAATTTGTTAATGCAATAATTTTTGAGTTTTTGCTTTTTGCAAGTTTTGCAAATGTGACTACATCGTCCAACGTATGGTCTACAGCTATGATAACTAAAGTAGATCTACTATCCATATTGCTTAATTGTTGAACTATATCTTCCATATCATGTTGTATTTGATTTACGTGATTACGCCAATTTTTTAAGGTACTTGTCATAAAACTCGCGGCTGACGTTGATTGTCTAAACCCAAGAATATAAACGAATTGCGATTCATGTAACCATTGTGTTGAAAGGTCAAATTGCTCGGAATCGATCAACTCAATTGTATTTAAAATGCTTGTTACATCACGATTCATCATTTCGTTAACAAAATTAGGTTGCCTTTTGGTAATAACACTCTTCTGTTTTTTCGAAGAGCCATCCGCTTTCAATAACTCTTTTTTCAATTCCTCTTGTAGCTCATTAAATCCAGATAACTCCATTGCGTAACAAAAGCGAATTACAGTTGATTCACTTACACCGATAAGCTGTCCAACTTCGGAAGCTATATGAGTTGCTACTATATTTGGATTTTCGACTACAAATTGAGCTACTTTACGTTGCCCTCTTGATAATTGAATAAAGCGTTTTTTTATTTCATCCGTAATATACATTTAAGCTTCCTACCTCCCTCAGCTATGTCAATTGTATTAATTTGATAATTGAAAGATTATCATTAATAAAAATTAAATACAATAAGTTTTCTGAAAAAACTTTCGCAAACTAAAGTGCAAAAGACAAAATTTCGACATAAAAAGAACGATTTAATCTCAAAATTATATGATATGGTGAAATTTGTATGTTTAAAACATTTAACTAAAGTACTTTTTTCAATAGATAAAAACAGCCTTAAAGCGCACACACGCTTTAAAGCTGTTTTTCAAATTATACTTCTAGTTCAGTTTGTTTTGTTTCTTTACCTAGTAACAGTACCGCCAAAACCCCAATAATAATTGATATACAAAAAATCATAAAAATAAACCCTATTGCATATCCGGCTGCCAAGAAATTACCTACTAATAGCGGACCAAATATACCACCAACCCTACCTACAGCAGCAGCCATTCCTGATCCGGTTCCGCGAATCGCTAGTGGATATTGTTCAGGAGTATAAGCATATAAAGCACCCCATGCACCTAAATTAAAGAACGATAAAAGAATACCCGAAATTAATAGTACCTCAATAGTTGTTGCATTACCAAAGACTAAGGCACTTGCTGCAGTACCTAATAAATAAGTAACTAATACAAATTTTCTTCCCATTTTTTCAATTAACCACGCAGCAGTGAAATATCCCGGTAGTTGTGCCAATGTCATAATTAGCACGTATCCAAAGCTCGATATTAAACTATACCCTTTCCCAACCATTACACTTGGAAGCCATAAGAACATACCATAATATGAAAATACAACGACAAACCATAGAATCCATAACATAAGTGAAGCTTTTGCATATTTTTTATCCCAAATTCCACGAATATTCTGCCATACACTACGTTTTTTAGCTTCTGAACGAGCAGTAAATTGTGGTGAATCAGGTAAATTTAAACGAATATAAATTGCATAAAATGCAGGGAGTGCTGTTAATAATAGTGCCACTCTCCAACCTTCAATTGGCCAAAAATCTGCGGGAATTACAAAGTATGAAATAATAGCTGCTATTAACCAGCCTCCCGCCCAAAAACTTTCTAATAGAACGACCACTCGTCCACGCTCTTTTGCTTCAACACTTTCCGACACTAATGTTGAAGCTACAGGAAGCTCTCCCCCTAGTCCCATACCAACAAAAAAACGCAAAATGATAAACGCTAACAACGTTGTAGTAAACGCTGATAATCCACTGGCCACAGAAAATATAATTAGCGTCCAAATAAAAACTGTTTTACGACCTACTTTATCGGCTAAAACACCAAATACAAATGCCCCCACTGCCATCCCTATTGAATTAACGCTGCCAATCCATCCCATTTCACTTGAACCCAAGCCCCAATCTGCCGCTAAGGCTGCTATGACGAAAGATAAAATCCCAACATCCATCGCATCAAACATCCAGCCTACTCCGGCTACCCCTAAAAGCTTGTTTCTAGAAATCGGTTTACTACTCACATTTACCTTTTGAGAAACATTTTCCATTATCCATCACCTGTCTTTACACTTGAATATACACATATCTAAAATACTAGTATTTTAAAGAAAAGACAACAAAAATTTTCTTATTACATATAGTTTGTGTTAATTTAGTAAATTCTATTGAAAAGTTATCTAGTATTGCGTTAAAATGTCTCTTATATACAAACAATTGTTCATCTTGTGAGAACAAAAAGGAGATACTTGTTATGTGGAAAGGTCTTATTGAAGAATACAAAGAATTTTTACCAGTTACAGATAAAACACCTTCTTTAACTTTAAATGAGGGAAATACACCATTAATTCATTTAGTTAATTTATCGAAAAAACTAGGAATCGAACTTTACGGAAAATACGAAGGTTTAAATCCTACAGGTTCATTTAAGGACAGAGGCATGGTTTTTGCTGTTGCTAAAGCAATCGAAGATGGTGCAAAATGTGTTATTTGTGCTTCAACAGGTAACACTTCCGCTGCAGCTTCCGCATATGCTACACGTGCTGGAATCCAATCAATTGTAGTTATTCCAAAAGGAAAAGTTGCGCTAGGCAAATTAGCACAAGCTTGTATGTATGGTGCAAAAATTATTGAAATTGATGGAAACTTTGACGATGCATTGAGAATTGTTCGTCAGATTAGTGAAACAACTCCTGTTGCTTTAGTAAATTCGGTAAATCCTTATCGTATTGAAGGACAAAAGACAGCTGCTTTTGAGATTGTTGATAGTTTAGGCACTGCTCCTGATTACTTATGTATCCCTGTTGGTAATGCCGGTAACATTACCGCTTACTGGAAAGGCTTCAAGGAATATAACGAAGCTAAAAATTCTGGACTTCCAAAAATGTATGGTTTTGAAGCTGAAGGTGCTGCTGCGATTGTAAAAGGAGAGCCTATTCCTGATCCAGAAACTATTGCAACTGCAATTCGTATTGGTAACCCAGCAAGCTGGAAATACGCTGAGGCTGCTCGTGACGAGTCAGGCGGTATTATAGATTCTGTAACAGATGAAGAAATCTTAGCTGCATACAAACTAATTGCCAATACTGAAGGTGTATTCGTAGAACCTGGTTCTGCCGCTTCACTTGCTGGTGTTATTAAATCAGTTCAAAATGGCAAAATTGAGAAAGGTAGCCGCGTTGTAACAGTATTTACTGGTAATGGATTAAAGGACCCTGATACAGCTATGAAAGTTTCTTCTATTGATTTAGTTTCGTTAAAAAATGATGAAGAAGAAATTAAAGCATATATCGAGGGAATTCTATGAGTAAAAAATGGCAAATCACTGTCCCGGGGAGCACTGCTAACTTAGGACCTGGATTTGACTCAATAGGACTTAGTCTTTCTCTATACTTAAATCTAACAGTGTCTTTACAGGATAAGTGGGAAATTATTCATGTTTCTGAAGGACTTCCTACTGATTTTGAAATAGAAGAACATTTAATTTATAAAGTAGCTCAAGAGACTGCAGCTCAATTTGGCAAAATAGTGCCTCCATGTCGTATTGAGATGTGTAGCGATCTCCCATTTGCTAGAGGTCTAGGTAGTAGTGCATCTGCTATTGTTGCAGCAATTGAATTAGCCAATGTTACTTGTAATTTGAATTTATCTATTCAAGATAAATGCAACATATCCTCACAAATGGAAGGTCATCCTGATAATGCGACAGCTTCTGTCTTAGGCGGATTAACTATTTCCTCTATGGATGAGAATGGTAATGTTGACACTATACATGTAACAGATTTAGATGCCTCATTTGTGGTCTTTGTTCCCGATGTAGAGTTAAAAACAGCTGAGGCTAGAAAAGTATTACCGGAAAGCTTAGATCGCCCATACGCTGTTTTAGCAAGCGCTAAAGCAAATATGCTTGCAGCATCACTGATTGCAAAGGATTATGTCCGCATAGGCCGGTATATGGAAGCAGATTTATTCCATGAACCGTTTCGAGCTAAATTAATTCCAGATTATAATGAGATTATTCATGCAGCAAAGATACATGGTGCATATGGAACAGCTTTAAGCGGTGCAGGCCCAACTATGATTTCTATGATTCCAACTAAAATTGGGCAACAATTTGTACAGAAAATGAACGATTTATTCCCTTCTCACAAGATTATTTTGACAAGAGCGGATCATACAGGAGTACTTGTAACAGATATACCTGTTATTACAAAATAAATGAAACAAAGGTAGAACAAAGGGTTTTATAACCTTTTGCTCCACCTTTTTTTCTTTATGCTAACAAGACTAAGCTAATTGCCATTACTGCCATTCCTGCAACAACACCATAAATCGACAAATGAGTTTCATCGTACTTTTTTGCTGCAGGTAACAGCTCATCTAGTGAAATAAATACCATTATTCCAGCAACTGCTGAAAAGATAATCCCAAACATCACATCATTTAAAAATGGCATTAGGATTAAATACGCAATAAATGCCCCAACTGGTTCTGCTAACCCTGACAAGAACGATAGCTTAAACGCCTTCTTCCGTATACCAGTTGCAAAATAAATTGGAATAGCCACTGCAATTCCTTCTGGAATATTATGAATAGCAACGGCTATTGCGATTGCTATTCCTACATTAGGATCTTGAATTGCAGACATAAACGTAGCAATTCCCTCTGGGAAATTATGGATTGCTATTGCTAGTGCAGTAAAGACTCCCATCTTCATCAGCTTATCATGGTCTATTGCTGTCGTACTTTTTTCTGCAGCCTGAACATCCTCAACCGTCTTAACTTCATGGGGGTTTTTACTCTTAGGAATAAAACGGTCTATTAATGCTATAAATACCATCCCTCCAAAAAAACCGACTAGCGTCATCCAATAACCCAGTGAATTTCCTAGAGCATATGTTAATGAATCTTTTGCTTTAACAAATATTTCTACTAATGATACATAAATCATAACGCCTGCAGAAAAGCCAAGTGCGACAGATAAAAACTTCTTATTTGTTCTTGAGGTAAAAAATGCGATTAAAGCCCCAACACCTGTAGCTAATCCTGCAAATAGCGTTAAACCAAAAGCTAAGATTACATTACCGTCCATTAACATTCTAATCCTCTCTTTGTTTTAATAGTATTATATGCTTAAATGTTTCCTTTGAACAACTTTTTTCACACAGTTTATATATTGTGTATATGGAAAACTTAACTTGTAGAGCTATAATGACACATATTCACAATTAGTGCCCTGCATTAATTTGTTTACAAAAGCCAACCTTCTACAACTTATTTAGTTCATGTGCGTATATAGAGTACGAATGCCCATAAAACATAAAAAAGCTGCCCTATTATAATAGGACAGCTCAACTTGATCATAATATTATTTTAGTTCATTAATGATTTCTTGAATTTTAGCTAGCTCAGATTGTAAGCCGCCTCCACCTACATACCAAAGTGGACCATCTAAGTACACGATTTTATTGTTTTTGTAAGCATCTGTTTCTTTAATGATGTCATTTTCCATGTCAGTACTAATATTTGACTCTCCACCAACTGCAGCTGTGCGGTCAATTACGAATAATACTTGCGGGTTAAATTCTAAAATCGCCTCAAAGCCAAAGTCTGAACCGTGTGAAGAAGATTCGATATCTTCTGTTACAGGTGTAAATCCATATATATCATAGATGTAACCGTAACGTGAATTTTTTGCAAACCCAGATAATTTTCCTTCGTTGTACATTGTTACTAAGGAATGGTCATATTGAGATGATAAAGCTTTCACATCTTCGATTGCAGATTCAATTTCTGCTACGTGTTCTTTTGCTTCTGCCTCTTTACCGAAAATTTGAGCAGCAACATCAACAGATGCTAAGA carries:
- a CDS encoding MFS transporter; the protein is MENVSQKVNVSSKPISRNKLLGVAGVGWMFDAMDVGILSFVIAALAADWGLGSSEMGWIGSVNSIGMAVGAFVFGVLADKVGRKTVFIWTLIIFSVASGLSAFTTTLLAFIILRFFVGMGLGGELPVASTLVSESVEAKERGRVVVLLESFWAGGWLIAAIISYFVIPADFWPIEGWRVALLLTALPAFYAIYIRLNLPDSPQFTARSEAKKRSVWQNIRGIWDKKYAKASLMLWILWFVVVFSYYGMFLWLPSVMVGKGYSLISSFGYVLIMTLAQLPGYFTAAWLIEKMGRKFVLVTYLLGTAASALVFGNATTIEVLLISGILLSFFNLGAWGALYAYTPEQYPLAIRGTGSGMAAAVGRVGGIFGPLLVGNFLAAGYAIGFIFMIFCISIIIGVLAVLLLGKETKQTELEV
- a CDS encoding exodeoxyribonuclease III, whose translation is MKFISWNVNGIRACLTKGFMDYFNEMRADFFCIQETKCQEGQVLLELDGYHQFWNYAEKKGYSGTAIFTKHKPNNVKYGIGEELSESEGRIITLEYDGFYLVNVYTPNSQRDLARLSYRLEWEDKIQSYLKDLNEIRPVIFCGDLNVAHEEIDLKNVKSNIGNSGFTYEERGKMSELLSSGFTDTFRFLNPDKKDSYTWWSYMNKVRERNIGWRIDYFIVSNQLASHIEEASIHSEVYGSDHCPILLKMKPNKQLILN
- a CDS encoding FAD-dependent oxidoreductase, with protein sequence MQNSLWLDGIENLSLNKLSTSMNCDVCIVGGGLTGIYTAYLLAKKGVNVVLLEGNSSVGIATTGHSTGKLTPQHDAVFYKLLNSFTKEQTRTYYDANQNAIESALQNANVDIYQRADSYLYATTDQGKETLKSEIEAYKTLSLPGYETTETELPFDILSGIKIENTSQIHPTKFAYHYAKLAIKEGANFYVNTRVTKVEIDKNCVYTEDEFEVTYNHLVLATHYPIEAIKGLQVAKLSIERSYLTATKTNELLKGQYLSVDTPSRTIRTALINNQPYFIYGGSSHKAGTVEDTQSYYETLQNEVVYKFDLSKPEYLWSAQDPDTADSVPYIGQISTDTPNIYIATGYRKWGLSNSLVAGEIISSSISKEQHPASEIYSPTRNKFGLTFLRMLNLIGFTVVNLADGYLTRMEAPKCTHLGCKTKWNDGDETWDCPCHGSRFDKFGNVIEGPAVYPLDLKL
- a CDS encoding DsbA family protein, whose translation is MKVEVWSDYVCPFCYIGKRQLEKAIKDSGYEGQIEVEYKSYLLDPSTPIDAEEPVITSLAKKYRVSEEEAKKMTNNVAIRAKEVGLEYDFGNMKTANTVAAHRLAKWADTKGKGPELSERLLSAYFLEGEAIGKQDVLLKLVEEVGLDTDEATVIINGNQFKNEVDQDIMAAQELGVRGVPFFVFDNKYGISGAQPQPLFEKTIEKVASEAGLKPKLKMVGNQGAACTDDQCDI
- the murB gene encoding UDP-N-acetylmuramate dehydrogenase is translated as MTIQKWADDLAQLINPNNIKTNVLLKEYTMTKLGGVADVFVLPETEEEAAAVVKYAYDQRVPLLMLGNGSNMVVRDGGVRGIVVTFTKLNEIRVNGTQIYAQSGALIKDVSKLAAKESLTGFEFACGIPGSVGGAMAMNAGAYGGEIKDIIISSTVLTKEGKRIVLSKDELDLKYRHSIIAQEGYYVLSSLFQLEVGDKEEIDEKIADLTFKRESKQPLEFPSAGSVFKRPPGYFAGKLIQDSGLQGKGVGGAEVSTKHAGFIINKGDATASDYISTIKMVQSVVKDKFGVELELEVKIVGED
- the thrC gene encoding threonine synthase, yielding MWKGLIEEYKEFLPVTDKTPSLTLNEGNTPLIHLVNLSKKLGIELYGKYEGLNPTGSFKDRGMVFAVAKAIEDGAKCVICASTGNTSAAASAYATRAGIQSIVVIPKGKVALGKLAQACMYGAKIIEIDGNFDDALRIVRQISETTPVALVNSVNPYRIEGQKTAAFEIVDSLGTAPDYLCIPVGNAGNITAYWKGFKEYNEAKNSGLPKMYGFEAEGAAAIVKGEPIPDPETIATAIRIGNPASWKYAEAARDESGGIIDSVTDEEILAAYKLIANTEGVFVEPGSAASLAGVIKSVQNGKIEKGSRVVTVFTGNGLKDPDTAMKVSSIDLVSLKNDEEEIKAYIEGIL
- a CDS encoding manganese-dependent inorganic pyrophosphatase yields the protein MSKVLVFGHKNPDTDTITSALVYAYLKQQLGIEAEAVRLGEINNETKFALDKFGFDSPRLIDNVSTETEQVILVDHNERQQSANGIENVKVIEVIDHHRIANFETSDPLYFRAEPVGCTATILNKIFKETNVDIPANIAGLMLSAIVSDTLLFKSPTCTEADVQAGKELAEIAGVNAEEYGLAMLKAGADLSDKALEDLLSLDAKEFTFGTVKSIIAQVNAVDVNDVLGRKGELVSLLNKSIEANGLNLYFFIVTDILNNDSVAVLAGNASEDAAKAFSKELADNVIELPGVVSRKKQVVPVLTDALK
- a CDS encoding helix-turn-helix domain-containing protein, whose protein sequence is MKETCLCPRLTKAMELLGKRWTTLILYQLLEGPQRFNEIESSLPISGRLLSERLKELEKEAIVQRKVYSEVPVRVEYSLTDKGRALEGAIREVEKWSKEWIN
- a CDS encoding MurR/RpiR family transcriptional regulator, which gives rise to MYITDEIKKRFIQLSRGQRKVAQFVVENPNIVATHIASEVGQLIGVSESTVIRFCYAMELSGFNELQEELKKELLKADGSSKKQKSVITKRQPNFVNEMMNRDVTSILNTIELIDSEQFDLSTQWLHESQFVYILGFRQSTSAASFMTSTLKNWRNHVNQIQHDMEDIVQQLSNMDSRSTLVIIAVDHTLDDVVTFAKLAKSKNSKIIALTNSTLSPIRDYADSMFTTNVQKQSVLETSTALCSLINALIEGMISQNKRQYISFQKSNAQIESNFTY